The sequence below is a genomic window from Citricoccus muralis.
TCCGCGGCCAGCTGGATCTGGACCCGGACGGATACATCCTCGTCGACGCTCCGACCACCCACACCAACCTGCCCGGCGTCTTCGCCTGCGGCGACGCGGTCGATCACCGCTACCGCCAAGCCATCACCGCAGCCGGCACCGGCTGCTCAGCGGCGCTGGACGCCGAGCGCTACCTCGCCACTATCGCACCACCGGCCCTCACCCCCGTCCTTCAGGAGATCAGCCATGCGTGACCTCGCGAGTGCCCACCAGGATCTGCCCGTCGTCATCATCGGTGCCGGTCCCGTCGGACTGGCCGCCGCCGCCCATGTCCGCGAACGAGGCCTCACCCCTGTGGTCCTCGAAGCCGGAGACACCGTGGCTGCAGCAATCCGCACATGGGGGCACACCCGACTGTTCTCGCCGTGGCGCTACAACATTGATGAAGCCGCCAGGCGCTTATTGGAGCCCAACGGGTGGCAGGAGCCAGACCTCGACGCCCTGCCCACCGGCCACGAACTCGTCGACGACTACCTGACCCCGCTGTCAGCAGCACTGGGCCACGTCATCCGCACCAGCACCCGGGTCGTTGCGGTCTCTCGCCAGGGCATCGACAAGACCCGCAGCCAGAACCGCGACAACACGCCGTTCCTCGTCCGCATCGCCCAGACAGATGGCTCATACGACGACGTGCAGGCCCGCAGCGTCATCGACGCCTCCGGCACCTGGGAGCAGCCCAATCCGCTGGGACGATCAGGTCTTCCCGCACCCGGAGAAGCCGAGGCCGCGGCGCGTGGTCTCATCACGCAGCCCCTGCCGGCCGTCACGGATGCCCATCGCGATCGATTCGCCGGCCGTCACATCCTCGTGATCGGTGCCGGACATTCGGCAGCGAACACACTGCTCGACCTAGCCGAACTGGCCCAGGACGCCCCGGAGACCCGGATCAGCTGGGCGGTCCGCTCTGCTGACGTCACCGGCGTCTACGGCGGAGAAGACCGCGATGAACTCGCCGCACGTGGAGCACTCGGGTCCCGCCTGCGCGCACTCGTCGAATCCGGCGTCATCGACGTCCACACGACGTTCACGATCTCCGGCTTCGAAGCTGCCGGTGACCAGCTCCGAGTCCTCGCAACCGGGTCTGCCGGGCCCGAGGAGCTGAGGGTCGACCTGCTCGTGCCGGCCACCGGCTTCCGCCCGGACTTGTCGATGCTGGCCGAGCTGCGCCTCGAACTCGATCCCGCAGTGGAGGCTCCCCGCCAGCTTGGACCGCTCATCGACCCGGAGTTCCATTCCTGCGGCAGCGTCGAGCCGC
It includes:
- a CDS encoding FAD-dependent oxidoreductase; its protein translation is MRDLASAHQDLPVVIIGAGPVGLAAAAHVRERGLTPVVLEAGDTVAAAIRTWGHTRLFSPWRYNIDEAARRLLEPNGWQEPDLDALPTGHELVDDYLTPLSAALGHVIRTSTRVVAVSRQGIDKTRSQNRDNTPFLVRIAQTDGSYDDVQARSVIDASGTWEQPNPLGRSGLPAPGEAEAAARGLITQPLPAVTDAHRDRFAGRHILVIGAGHSAANTLLDLAELAQDAPETRISWAVRSADVTGVYGGEDRDELAARGALGSRLRALVESGVIDVHTTFTISGFEAAGDQLRVLATGSAGPEELRVDLLVPATGFRPDLSMLAELRLELDPAVEAPRQLGPLIDPEFHSCGSVEPHGESVLSHPEAGFYIVGMKSYGRAPTFLMATGYEQVRSIAAAMAGDRAAADEVHLNLPETGVCSTDLGGSCDAPAEPQLVTIGAPAAASCC